A genomic segment from Glycine soja cultivar W05 chromosome 18, ASM419377v2, whole genome shotgun sequence encodes:
- the LOC114394460 gene encoding uncharacterized protein LOC114394460 — MGRRQNDSDFGRFAILVLFLIGAISCSAVYLFLTVVFRPSTESLPSVDDDVGVAEEENCCRGIENLELWGDAVKWGSEFRLNSSEECCMACKRMCSGEGGPCMCNSWVYCGDREACGPRFGECWLKKQKDALNPDRRDSGDLVMWTSGFVFDKGEGIVGMETDHGILRIKLLPECAPHSVSYILELLALPHCVGCQLHRAESRGSFWDSEGNHIKKAPYGPPFALIQGTLESYGSMFKDIPKEHCPTIRRGSVAWVGSGPEFFISLANHGEWRNAYTVFGSVLSEDMEILEKIAQLPTKSEIWNNIKVSVLENPISLRFRRMNKKS, encoded by the exons ATGGGTCGTCGCCAAAACGACTCAGATTTCGGTAGATTCGCGATTCTCGTCCTCTTCTTGATAGGTGCAATCTCCTGCTCCGCGGTGTACCTTTTCCTTACTGTGGTCTTCCGGCCCAGCACCGAGTCTCTGCCTTCAGTGGATGATGATGTGGGGGTTGCAGAAGAGGAGAATTGTTGCAGAGGGATTGAAAATTTGGAGCTTTGGGGTGATGCTGTGAAATGGGGTTCTGAATTTAGGTTGAATTCCTCGGAGGAATGTTGCATGGCTTGTAAGAGAATGTGTAGCGGCGAGGGAGGGCCTTGTATGTGTAATTCATGGGTGTATTGTGGAGATAGAGAGGCTTGTGGACCTAGATTTGGCGAG TGttggttaaaaaaacaaaaggatgcTTTAAATCCTGATCGACGAGACTCGGGAGATCTAGTAATGTGGACTTCTGGGTTTGTCTTTGATAAGGGAGAG GGAATTGTTGGTATGGAAACTGACCATGGAATTCTTCGAATAAAA CTTTTGCCTGAATGTGCTCCACATTCTGTTTCCTACATTCTGGAGCTGTTGGCATTGCCACATTGTGTTGGTTGCCAGCTTCATCGTGCTGAAAGCCGAGGAAGCTTTTGGGATTCAGAAGGAAACCACATTAAAAAG GCTCCATATGGTCCTCCTTTCGCACTTATTCAAGGAACATTGGAATCCTATGGGTCTATGTTCAAGGATATTCCTAAAGAGCACTGTCCTACCATAAGAAGAGGATCTGTTGCATGGGTTGGTTCTGGTCCAGAATTCTTCATCAGCCTCGCCAATCACGGGGAATGGAGAAATGCATACACTGTGTTTGGTTCTGTTCTATCTGAAGATATGGAAATTTTAGAGAAAATTGCTCAGCTTCCAACTAAATCAGAAATTTGGAATAATATTAAAGTTTCTGTCTTGGAGAACCCAATTTCATTACGGTTTCGGAGAATGAACAAAAAGTCTTAA